A DNA window from Myripristis murdjan chromosome 19, fMyrMur1.1, whole genome shotgun sequence contains the following coding sequences:
- the LOC115378413 gene encoding zinc finger protein 260-like, with protein sequence MVRTTKMELLRALVSERLSAAAEEIFQIVERTVLEYEEEISLSKWVVDSHGTLVSRSHGAGPLSDTEDKLQSPAKWNPSVGWLESKNTTSVSTDDSQTRNAGNPDSSPAISGNSESDQEIATEIEDADVRQACDLNVPFKILKVRKSYKCPICMDGFSSKKLVRQHIKMHSEDNSSYQCQFCDRYFCHKSDLTVHTRVHTGEKPYKCPDCHKSFAQKGNLVVHLRKHTGERPYQCRECGQCFNKKVALDRHTEEHSRPVTLTCSMEQEAGSSQGGDSGMRACPLAIPPYDKSEFDQESLQPLCLYQIQTIDIDKDSSAVLTVDQIKTEPAGTDSGASEAPSDSRPVLTVNPDWFVDPGEHVGREMEMRGRQLWSELEPLSIKRILPRRRPGKSSEPNVHFEDGTAQKPYKCPHCSKCFSLTKTLIRHIKIHMEDKPYQCQFCERNFCQKSDLVTHTRIHTGERPYQCPECEKSFAQKGNLVVHMRKHTGEKPYQCPECSCSFSQKASLDSHMQNHR encoded by the exons ATGGTGAGAACGACGAAGATGGAGCTGCTGAGAGCGCTCGTCAGCGAGCGTTTGTCTGCAGCCGCTGAGGAAATCTTTCAGATTGTGGAAAGAACAGTTTTGGAGTATGAAGAAGAAATTTCTCTGTCAAAGTGGGTGGTCGACAGTCACGGCACGCTCGTTTCCAGGTCACATGGAGCAG gCCCACTGTCTGATACCGAGGATAAGTTGCAGTCTCCTGCTAAGTGGAACCCCAGTGTGGGCTGGTTGGAGTCCAAAAACACCACATCAGTGTCAACAGATGACTCCCAAACCCGTAATGCAGGAAACCCTGACTCCTCCCCTGCCATAAGTGGAAACAGCGAAAGCGATCAGGAGATAGCGACCGAAATCGAAGACGCCGACGTGAGGCAAGCCTGCGACCTGAACGTGCCGTTTAAAATCCTCAAAGTGAGGAAATCGTACAAGTGTCCCATTTGCATGGACGGTTTCTCCAGCAAAAAGTTGGTGAGACAGCACATCAAAATGCACTCCGAGGACAACTCCTCGTACCAGTGCCAGTTCTGTGACCGGTATTTCTGTCACAAGTCCGATCTCACCGTCCACACCAGGGTCCACACGGGCGAGAAACCATACAAGTGCCCAGACTGCCACAAGAGTTTTGCCCAGAAGGGGAATCTGGTTGTTCATTTAAGGAAACACACCGGAGAGAGACCATATCAGTGCAGAGAGTGTGGCCAGTGTTTTAATAAAAAGGTGGCCCTCGATCGTCACACAGAAGAACACTCCAGACCCGTCACACTGACCTGCAGCATGGAACAGGAGGCGGGCTCCAGTCAGGGTGGTGACTCTGGCATGAGGGCATGTCCACTTGCTATTCCTCCGTATGACAAAAGCGAGTTTGACCAAGAATCTCTGCAGCCCTTATGTCTTTACCAGATTCAGACCATCGATATAGACAAAGACTCCTCAGCTGTCCTTACAGTTGATCAAATCAAAACCGAGCCTGCTGGGACAGACAGCGGAGCGTCAGAAGCGCCCAGTGACAGCCGGCCTGTCCTCACAGTGAACCCGGACTGGTTTGTGGATCCTGGTGAACACGTTGGACgagagatggagatgagggGCAGACAGCTGTGGTCTGAGCTGGAGCCTCTCAGCATCAAAAGGATTCTGCCCAGGAGAAGACCGGGAAAATCCTCCGAGCCGAACGTTCATTTCGAAGACGGAACGGCACAGAAACCATACAAATGTCCTCACTGCAGcaagtgtttttctttgacCAAAACGTTGATAAGACATATAAAAATCCACATGGAGGACAAGCCATATCAGTGCCAGTTTTGTGAGCGGAACTTCTGCCAGAAGTCCGACCTCGTTACTCACACAAGgatacacacaggagagagacccTATCAGTGCCCCGAATGTGAAAAATCATTTGCGCAGAAGGGAAATCTTGTCGTTCATATGAGGAAACATACAGGGGAGAAACCATACCAGTGCCCagagtgcagctgcagctttaGCCAGAAGGCATCACTAGACTCTCACATGCAGAACCATCGATAG